From a single Apium graveolens cultivar Ventura chromosome 2, ASM990537v1, whole genome shotgun sequence genomic region:
- the LOC141708943 gene encoding putative LRR receptor-like serine/threonine-protein kinase At1g07650 isoform X1 — MAKYFETLGSLVFTLVVVFLAGSEVCFVEVQCHNLPLEEVNALREIADQMGIKNWNFNANLCNADLKDWDNMQNQVYASSVFCNCTFLGDICHVQAMSLKGQDFDGILPPSLAKLPFIKQIDFTRNYLHGTIPREWASTKLEHIAVTVNRLSGPIPDYLGNISTLRNLTLDSNMFNGSVPAGLGKLVNLEMLHLDANYLTGQLPLELYNLINLQDIRLGSNNFTGKLPDLQSWKQLRKLDIQASGFEGPIPSSISILRNLTDLLISNLNGGASKFPQLENMTKLKNLMLRSCNISGEIPKYLSKFSELNKLDLSFNKLEGDISNLTQVEQMCLTNNSLTGNISDWIKDRARGGKIDLSYNDFLHEPKTCWDSLNLFRSFRNNSILGDCHRSSSCPEDRYSLHINCGGQQVTIGSKTFEADEDPAKYVSNEYWGSSNTGFFYGQKSTDTVDYRAHNKSILRIANSELYTSARLSPLSLTYYGRCLANGDYTVTLHFAEIVFRDNRSFQSLGRRIFDVYVQDELKLKDYDIGQEAPGVDKAVERTIKAVAVKDKTLQIRFVYTGKGTTGVPTRGTYGPLVSAISMESDNNPQDSQKRKIIVAVVVLALGLWILFVFFGISWWKRWLGCRISREEVLSGLDLQTGIFTLPQIKAATDNFSSENKIGEGGFGSVYKGILLDGTTIAVKQLSSKSNQGSREFVNEIGMISGLRHSNLVRLHGCCTEHNQLLLVYEFLENNSLARALFGPEESRLCLDWPTRQKICIGIAKGLVYLHEESILKIVHRDIKANNILLDKDLNPKISDFGLAKLDEEENTHITTRVAGTIGYMAPEYALWGYLTDKADVYSFGVVALEIVAGKNNMRFRPNENYVCLLDWALNVHENGNLTDLVDPQLSSDYNKEEALRMIKVALLCTNSSPALRPTMSSVVSMLQGEICIQELNLNPKIYGDDFSKFQGLRDKYSKANNRSSSTYSETFGDVSDDIINGSSSTSAHDLYAVSLQSK; from the exons ATGGCGAAATATTTTGAAACTTTGGGGTCTCTTGTTTTTACACTTGTTGTTGTTTTTTTAGCAGGATCGGAAGTTTGTTTTGTTGAAGTACAGTGTCATAACCTTCCACTGGAGGAAG TGAATGCACTTCGTGAAATAGCTGATCAAATGGGAATCAAGAACTGGAATTTCAACGCGAATCTTTGTAATGCAGACTTGAAAGACTGGGATAATATGCAGAATCAAGTGTATGCTAGTTCTGTTTTCTGCAATTGCACCTTCCTCGGTGACATTTGCCATGTTCAAGCTAT GTCTCTCAAAGGGCAGGATTTTGATGGTATACTTCCACCATCCTTGGCAAAGTTGCCTTTCATAAAACAAAT TGATTTTACTCGCAACTACCTTCATGGCACAATACCCCGTGAATGGGCTTCAACAAAGTTGGAACATAT AGCTGTTACAGTGAATCGTTTATCAGGACCAATTCCGGACTATTTGGGAAACATTTCCACTCTCAGAAATTT GACTCTTGACAGCAACATGTTTAATGGAAGTGTTCCAGCCGGGCTTGGGAAACTAGTTAATCTAGAAATGCT CCATCTTGATGCTAACTATCTTACGGGACAATTACCTTTGGAGCTTTATAACTTAATCAACTTGCAAGATAT TCGACTAGGCAGCAACAACTTCACTGGAAAATTACCTGATTTGCAAAGTTGGAAGCAACTTCGAAAGTT AGATATTCAAGCTAGTGGTTTTGAGGGACCTATACCGTCTAGCATTTCTATCTTGAGAAATTTAACAGATTT GTTAATCAGCAATTTAAATGGAGGGGCCTCCAAATTTCCTCAGCTGGAAAACATGACAAAACTGAAAAATTT AATGTTGAGGAGCTGTAATATATCTGGAGAAATACCCAAGTATCTTTCCAAATTTTCAGAACTGAATAAACT AGACCTAAGCTTCAACAAGTTGGAAGGAGATATTAGTAACCTGACACAGGTCGAGCAAAT GTGTCTCACAAACAACTCTCTTACTGGAAATATTTCAGACTGGATCAAAGACAGAGCTCGTGGCGG CAAAATCGATCTATCTTACAATGACTTTCTTCATGAGCCAAAAACTTGCTGGGATTCGCT AAACTTGTTCAGGAGCTTCAGGAACAACTC AATACTCGGTGACTGCCATAGAAGCTCTTCATGTCCAGAGG ATCGTTATTCGCTGCATATTAATTGTGGGGGACAGCAAGTTACAATTGGCAGCAAAACTTTTGAAGCGGATGAAGATCCAGCAAAATATGTTAGTAACGAATACTGGGGAAGTAGTAATACAGGATTCTTTTATGGGCAAAAATCTACAGATACAGTTGACTATAGAGCACATAATAAATCTATTCTTAGAATAGCCAACTCCGAATTGTACACAAGTGCTCGTCTGTCTCCTTTGTCACTCACTTACTATGGCCGCTGTTTAGCAAATGGGGACTACACTGTGACACTTCACTTTGCTGAGATAGTATTTAGAGATAATCGCTCTTTTCAGAGTCTTGGGAGACGAATATTTGACGTTTATGTCCAG GATGAACTGAAACTCAAGGATTATGATATTGGACAAGAAGCACCAGGAGTTGATAAGGCAGTAGAACGTACAATTAAAGCTGTTGCTGTAAAGGATAAAACTTTACAAATTCGCTTTGTTTACACTGGGAAAGGGACAACAGGTGTGCCAACTAGAGGAACATATGGACCTTTAGTATCAGCTATATCTATGGAATCTG ATAATAATCCACAAGATTCACAAAAACGAAAGATTATCGTTGCGGTTGTAGTTCTGGCTTTAGGTTTATGGATTCTTTTTGTGTTTTTTGGTATTTCTTGGTGGAAGCGCTGGCTGGGATGTCGAATATCAAGGGAAGAAG TGCTGAGTGGACTGGATCTGCAGACTGGAATATTTACCTTACCACAAATTAAAGCTGCCACTGATAATTTTTCCTCAGAAAACAAGATTGGAGAGGGTGGTTTTGGATCTGTTTACAAG GGTATATTATTGGATGGTACTACTATTGCTGTCAAGCAACTTTCATCGAAATCAAATCAAGGGTCTCGTGAGTTTGTGAATGAAATAGGCATGATTTCTGGTTTAAGGCACTCAAATCTAGTAAGATTGCATGGATGTTGTACTGAGCATAACCAGTTACTCCTAGTGTATGAGTTCCTGGAAAATAACAGTCTAGCCAGGGCTTTGTTTG GTCCAGAGGAATCACGATTGTGTCTGGACTGGCCTACTAGACAGAAAATTTGCATTGGTATTGCAAAAGGATTGGTTTATCTGCATGAGGAATCAATTCTAAAAATTGTCCATAGAGACATCAAAGCTAATAACATTCTTCTGGACAAGGATCTGAACCCGAAAATCTCAGACTTTGGTTTGGCCAAGCTTGATGAAGAGGAAAACACTCATATTACAACTAGAGTTGCTGGAACTAT TGGGTATATGGCACCGGAATATGCACTTTGGGGATATTTGACAGACAAAGCAGATGTTTACAGTTTTGGGGTTGTTGCACTTGAAATCGTTGCTGGAAAAAATAACATGAGATTTCGTCCAAATGAAAATTACGTTTGTCTTCTTGATTGG GCTCTTAATGTCCATGAAAATGGGAATTTAACGGATCTAGTTGATCCGCAGCTGAGTTCAGATTACAACAAAGAAGAGGCACTGAGAATGATCAAAGTAGCTCTACTGTGCACTAATTCATCTCCAGCACTTAGGCCAACTATGTCTTCTGTCGTGAGCATGCTTCAAGGTGAAATATGTATTCAGGAGCTAAACCTTAATCCAAAAATATACGGGGATGATTTCTCCAAGTTTCAAGGGCTCAGAGACAAGTATAGCAAGGCCAATAACAGAAGCTCAAGCACTTATTCAGAGACATTTGGTGATGTATCTGATGATATTATTAATGGCTCTTCTTCCACATCCGCTCATGACCTTTATGCAGTCAGCCTTCAATCCAAGTAA
- the LOC141708943 gene encoding putative LRR receptor-like serine/threonine-protein kinase At1g07650 isoform X2, with amino-acid sequence MGIKNWNFNANLCNADLKDWDNMQNQVYASSVFCNCTFLGDICHVQAMSLKGQDFDGILPPSLAKLPFIKQIDFTRNYLHGTIPREWASTKLEHIAVTVNRLSGPIPDYLGNISTLRNLTLDSNMFNGSVPAGLGKLVNLEMLHLDANYLTGQLPLELYNLINLQDIRLGSNNFTGKLPDLQSWKQLRKLDIQASGFEGPIPSSISILRNLTDLLISNLNGGASKFPQLENMTKLKNLMLRSCNISGEIPKYLSKFSELNKLDLSFNKLEGDISNLTQVEQMCLTNNSLTGNISDWIKDRARGGKIDLSYNDFLHEPKTCWDSLNLFRSFRNNSILGDCHRSSSCPEDRYSLHINCGGQQVTIGSKTFEADEDPAKYVSNEYWGSSNTGFFYGQKSTDTVDYRAHNKSILRIANSELYTSARLSPLSLTYYGRCLANGDYTVTLHFAEIVFRDNRSFQSLGRRIFDVYVQDELKLKDYDIGQEAPGVDKAVERTIKAVAVKDKTLQIRFVYTGKGTTGVPTRGTYGPLVSAISMESDNNPQDSQKRKIIVAVVVLALGLWILFVFFGISWWKRWLGCRISREEVLSGLDLQTGIFTLPQIKAATDNFSSENKIGEGGFGSVYKGILLDGTTIAVKQLSSKSNQGSREFVNEIGMISGLRHSNLVRLHGCCTEHNQLLLVYEFLENNSLARALFGPEESRLCLDWPTRQKICIGIAKGLVYLHEESILKIVHRDIKANNILLDKDLNPKISDFGLAKLDEEENTHITTRVAGTIGYMAPEYALWGYLTDKADVYSFGVVALEIVAGKNNMRFRPNENYVCLLDWALNVHENGNLTDLVDPQLSSDYNKEEALRMIKVALLCTNSSPALRPTMSSVVSMLQGEICIQELNLNPKIYGDDFSKFQGLRDKYSKANNRSSSTYSETFGDVSDDIINGSSSTSAHDLYAVSLQSK; translated from the exons ATGGGAATCAAGAACTGGAATTTCAACGCGAATCTTTGTAATGCAGACTTGAAAGACTGGGATAATATGCAGAATCAAGTGTATGCTAGTTCTGTTTTCTGCAATTGCACCTTCCTCGGTGACATTTGCCATGTTCAAGCTAT GTCTCTCAAAGGGCAGGATTTTGATGGTATACTTCCACCATCCTTGGCAAAGTTGCCTTTCATAAAACAAAT TGATTTTACTCGCAACTACCTTCATGGCACAATACCCCGTGAATGGGCTTCAACAAAGTTGGAACATAT AGCTGTTACAGTGAATCGTTTATCAGGACCAATTCCGGACTATTTGGGAAACATTTCCACTCTCAGAAATTT GACTCTTGACAGCAACATGTTTAATGGAAGTGTTCCAGCCGGGCTTGGGAAACTAGTTAATCTAGAAATGCT CCATCTTGATGCTAACTATCTTACGGGACAATTACCTTTGGAGCTTTATAACTTAATCAACTTGCAAGATAT TCGACTAGGCAGCAACAACTTCACTGGAAAATTACCTGATTTGCAAAGTTGGAAGCAACTTCGAAAGTT AGATATTCAAGCTAGTGGTTTTGAGGGACCTATACCGTCTAGCATTTCTATCTTGAGAAATTTAACAGATTT GTTAATCAGCAATTTAAATGGAGGGGCCTCCAAATTTCCTCAGCTGGAAAACATGACAAAACTGAAAAATTT AATGTTGAGGAGCTGTAATATATCTGGAGAAATACCCAAGTATCTTTCCAAATTTTCAGAACTGAATAAACT AGACCTAAGCTTCAACAAGTTGGAAGGAGATATTAGTAACCTGACACAGGTCGAGCAAAT GTGTCTCACAAACAACTCTCTTACTGGAAATATTTCAGACTGGATCAAAGACAGAGCTCGTGGCGG CAAAATCGATCTATCTTACAATGACTTTCTTCATGAGCCAAAAACTTGCTGGGATTCGCT AAACTTGTTCAGGAGCTTCAGGAACAACTC AATACTCGGTGACTGCCATAGAAGCTCTTCATGTCCAGAGG ATCGTTATTCGCTGCATATTAATTGTGGGGGACAGCAAGTTACAATTGGCAGCAAAACTTTTGAAGCGGATGAAGATCCAGCAAAATATGTTAGTAACGAATACTGGGGAAGTAGTAATACAGGATTCTTTTATGGGCAAAAATCTACAGATACAGTTGACTATAGAGCACATAATAAATCTATTCTTAGAATAGCCAACTCCGAATTGTACACAAGTGCTCGTCTGTCTCCTTTGTCACTCACTTACTATGGCCGCTGTTTAGCAAATGGGGACTACACTGTGACACTTCACTTTGCTGAGATAGTATTTAGAGATAATCGCTCTTTTCAGAGTCTTGGGAGACGAATATTTGACGTTTATGTCCAG GATGAACTGAAACTCAAGGATTATGATATTGGACAAGAAGCACCAGGAGTTGATAAGGCAGTAGAACGTACAATTAAAGCTGTTGCTGTAAAGGATAAAACTTTACAAATTCGCTTTGTTTACACTGGGAAAGGGACAACAGGTGTGCCAACTAGAGGAACATATGGACCTTTAGTATCAGCTATATCTATGGAATCTG ATAATAATCCACAAGATTCACAAAAACGAAAGATTATCGTTGCGGTTGTAGTTCTGGCTTTAGGTTTATGGATTCTTTTTGTGTTTTTTGGTATTTCTTGGTGGAAGCGCTGGCTGGGATGTCGAATATCAAGGGAAGAAG TGCTGAGTGGACTGGATCTGCAGACTGGAATATTTACCTTACCACAAATTAAAGCTGCCACTGATAATTTTTCCTCAGAAAACAAGATTGGAGAGGGTGGTTTTGGATCTGTTTACAAG GGTATATTATTGGATGGTACTACTATTGCTGTCAAGCAACTTTCATCGAAATCAAATCAAGGGTCTCGTGAGTTTGTGAATGAAATAGGCATGATTTCTGGTTTAAGGCACTCAAATCTAGTAAGATTGCATGGATGTTGTACTGAGCATAACCAGTTACTCCTAGTGTATGAGTTCCTGGAAAATAACAGTCTAGCCAGGGCTTTGTTTG GTCCAGAGGAATCACGATTGTGTCTGGACTGGCCTACTAGACAGAAAATTTGCATTGGTATTGCAAAAGGATTGGTTTATCTGCATGAGGAATCAATTCTAAAAATTGTCCATAGAGACATCAAAGCTAATAACATTCTTCTGGACAAGGATCTGAACCCGAAAATCTCAGACTTTGGTTTGGCCAAGCTTGATGAAGAGGAAAACACTCATATTACAACTAGAGTTGCTGGAACTAT TGGGTATATGGCACCGGAATATGCACTTTGGGGATATTTGACAGACAAAGCAGATGTTTACAGTTTTGGGGTTGTTGCACTTGAAATCGTTGCTGGAAAAAATAACATGAGATTTCGTCCAAATGAAAATTACGTTTGTCTTCTTGATTGG GCTCTTAATGTCCATGAAAATGGGAATTTAACGGATCTAGTTGATCCGCAGCTGAGTTCAGATTACAACAAAGAAGAGGCACTGAGAATGATCAAAGTAGCTCTACTGTGCACTAATTCATCTCCAGCACTTAGGCCAACTATGTCTTCTGTCGTGAGCATGCTTCAAGGTGAAATATGTATTCAGGAGCTAAACCTTAATCCAAAAATATACGGGGATGATTTCTCCAAGTTTCAAGGGCTCAGAGACAAGTATAGCAAGGCCAATAACAGAAGCTCAAGCACTTATTCAGAGACATTTGGTGATGTATCTGATGATATTATTAATGGCTCTTCTTCCACATCCGCTCATGACCTTTATGCAGTCAGCCTTCAATCCAAGTAA
- the LOC141708943 gene encoding putative LRR receptor-like serine/threonine-protein kinase At1g07650 isoform X3, translating to MAQYPVNGLQQSWNILNRLSGPIPDYLGNISTLRNLTLDSNMFNGSVPAGLGKLVNLEMLHLDANYLTGQLPLELYNLINLQDIRLGSNNFTGKLPDLQSWKQLRKLDIQASGFEGPIPSSISILRNLTDLLISNLNGGASKFPQLENMTKLKNLMLRSCNISGEIPKYLSKFSELNKLDLSFNKLEGDISNLTQVEQMCLTNNSLTGNISDWIKDRARGGKIDLSYNDFLHEPKTCWDSLNLFRSFRNNSILGDCHRSSSCPEDRYSLHINCGGQQVTIGSKTFEADEDPAKYVSNEYWGSSNTGFFYGQKSTDTVDYRAHNKSILRIANSELYTSARLSPLSLTYYGRCLANGDYTVTLHFAEIVFRDNRSFQSLGRRIFDVYVQDELKLKDYDIGQEAPGVDKAVERTIKAVAVKDKTLQIRFVYTGKGTTGVPTRGTYGPLVSAISMESDNNPQDSQKRKIIVAVVVLALGLWILFVFFGISWWKRWLGCRISREEVLSGLDLQTGIFTLPQIKAATDNFSSENKIGEGGFGSVYKGILLDGTTIAVKQLSSKSNQGSREFVNEIGMISGLRHSNLVRLHGCCTEHNQLLLVYEFLENNSLARALFGPEESRLCLDWPTRQKICIGIAKGLVYLHEESILKIVHRDIKANNILLDKDLNPKISDFGLAKLDEEENTHITTRVAGTIGYMAPEYALWGYLTDKADVYSFGVVALEIVAGKNNMRFRPNENYVCLLDWALNVHENGNLTDLVDPQLSSDYNKEEALRMIKVALLCTNSSPALRPTMSSVVSMLQGEICIQELNLNPKIYGDDFSKFQGLRDKYSKANNRSSSTYSETFGDVSDDIINGSSSTSAHDLYAVSLQSK from the exons ATGGCACAATACCCCGTGAATGGGCTTCAACAAAGTTGGAACATAT TGAATCGTTTATCAGGACCAATTCCGGACTATTTGGGAAACATTTCCACTCTCAGAAATTT GACTCTTGACAGCAACATGTTTAATGGAAGTGTTCCAGCCGGGCTTGGGAAACTAGTTAATCTAGAAATGCT CCATCTTGATGCTAACTATCTTACGGGACAATTACCTTTGGAGCTTTATAACTTAATCAACTTGCAAGATAT TCGACTAGGCAGCAACAACTTCACTGGAAAATTACCTGATTTGCAAAGTTGGAAGCAACTTCGAAAGTT AGATATTCAAGCTAGTGGTTTTGAGGGACCTATACCGTCTAGCATTTCTATCTTGAGAAATTTAACAGATTT GTTAATCAGCAATTTAAATGGAGGGGCCTCCAAATTTCCTCAGCTGGAAAACATGACAAAACTGAAAAATTT AATGTTGAGGAGCTGTAATATATCTGGAGAAATACCCAAGTATCTTTCCAAATTTTCAGAACTGAATAAACT AGACCTAAGCTTCAACAAGTTGGAAGGAGATATTAGTAACCTGACACAGGTCGAGCAAAT GTGTCTCACAAACAACTCTCTTACTGGAAATATTTCAGACTGGATCAAAGACAGAGCTCGTGGCGG CAAAATCGATCTATCTTACAATGACTTTCTTCATGAGCCAAAAACTTGCTGGGATTCGCT AAACTTGTTCAGGAGCTTCAGGAACAACTC AATACTCGGTGACTGCCATAGAAGCTCTTCATGTCCAGAGG ATCGTTATTCGCTGCATATTAATTGTGGGGGACAGCAAGTTACAATTGGCAGCAAAACTTTTGAAGCGGATGAAGATCCAGCAAAATATGTTAGTAACGAATACTGGGGAAGTAGTAATACAGGATTCTTTTATGGGCAAAAATCTACAGATACAGTTGACTATAGAGCACATAATAAATCTATTCTTAGAATAGCCAACTCCGAATTGTACACAAGTGCTCGTCTGTCTCCTTTGTCACTCACTTACTATGGCCGCTGTTTAGCAAATGGGGACTACACTGTGACACTTCACTTTGCTGAGATAGTATTTAGAGATAATCGCTCTTTTCAGAGTCTTGGGAGACGAATATTTGACGTTTATGTCCAG GATGAACTGAAACTCAAGGATTATGATATTGGACAAGAAGCACCAGGAGTTGATAAGGCAGTAGAACGTACAATTAAAGCTGTTGCTGTAAAGGATAAAACTTTACAAATTCGCTTTGTTTACACTGGGAAAGGGACAACAGGTGTGCCAACTAGAGGAACATATGGACCTTTAGTATCAGCTATATCTATGGAATCTG ATAATAATCCACAAGATTCACAAAAACGAAAGATTATCGTTGCGGTTGTAGTTCTGGCTTTAGGTTTATGGATTCTTTTTGTGTTTTTTGGTATTTCTTGGTGGAAGCGCTGGCTGGGATGTCGAATATCAAGGGAAGAAG TGCTGAGTGGACTGGATCTGCAGACTGGAATATTTACCTTACCACAAATTAAAGCTGCCACTGATAATTTTTCCTCAGAAAACAAGATTGGAGAGGGTGGTTTTGGATCTGTTTACAAG GGTATATTATTGGATGGTACTACTATTGCTGTCAAGCAACTTTCATCGAAATCAAATCAAGGGTCTCGTGAGTTTGTGAATGAAATAGGCATGATTTCTGGTTTAAGGCACTCAAATCTAGTAAGATTGCATGGATGTTGTACTGAGCATAACCAGTTACTCCTAGTGTATGAGTTCCTGGAAAATAACAGTCTAGCCAGGGCTTTGTTTG GTCCAGAGGAATCACGATTGTGTCTGGACTGGCCTACTAGACAGAAAATTTGCATTGGTATTGCAAAAGGATTGGTTTATCTGCATGAGGAATCAATTCTAAAAATTGTCCATAGAGACATCAAAGCTAATAACATTCTTCTGGACAAGGATCTGAACCCGAAAATCTCAGACTTTGGTTTGGCCAAGCTTGATGAAGAGGAAAACACTCATATTACAACTAGAGTTGCTGGAACTAT TGGGTATATGGCACCGGAATATGCACTTTGGGGATATTTGACAGACAAAGCAGATGTTTACAGTTTTGGGGTTGTTGCACTTGAAATCGTTGCTGGAAAAAATAACATGAGATTTCGTCCAAATGAAAATTACGTTTGTCTTCTTGATTGG GCTCTTAATGTCCATGAAAATGGGAATTTAACGGATCTAGTTGATCCGCAGCTGAGTTCAGATTACAACAAAGAAGAGGCACTGAGAATGATCAAAGTAGCTCTACTGTGCACTAATTCATCTCCAGCACTTAGGCCAACTATGTCTTCTGTCGTGAGCATGCTTCAAGGTGAAATATGTATTCAGGAGCTAAACCTTAATCCAAAAATATACGGGGATGATTTCTCCAAGTTTCAAGGGCTCAGAGACAAGTATAGCAAGGCCAATAACAGAAGCTCAAGCACTTATTCAGAGACATTTGGTGATGTATCTGATGATATTATTAATGGCTCTTCTTCCACATCCGCTCATGACCTTTATGCAGTCAGCCTTCAATCCAAGTAA
- the LOC141704787 gene encoding uncharacterized protein LOC141704787 — protein MSSVCIKNCVNDTRVPVRATYVNLYKWPESDAEFVKTVKMSKGDQGRRDPRQPQPRVVDSVSCRQMYLRSYTFSRKESVPEMTQKCFAKVKEKVSARGRSEKVAEGRGEGKKRRSMCTVFRRLLSCTTSVDVVAN, from the coding sequence ATGAGCTCAGTTTGCATCAAAAATTGTGTAAATGACACTAGAGTTCCAGTTAGAGCCACTTATGTCAACCTCTACAAGTGGCCAGAATCGGATGCAGAGTTCGTTAAGACGGTTAAGATGTCGAAGGGCGATCAAGGGCGGCGAGACCCTCGTCAGCCACAGCCGAGAGTGGTGGACAGTGTGTCATGCAGACAAATGTACCTTAGAAGCTACACATTTTCGAGAAAAGAGAGTGTGCCAGAGATGACTCAGAAATGTTTCGCGAAAGTTAAAGAGAAAGTATCAGCTCGAGGGAGATCGGAGAAAGTGGCAGAAGGTCGCGGTGAAGGGAAGAAGAGACGTTCCATGTGTACAGTTTTCCGGAGACTTCTGTCCTGCACTACTAGTGTAGATGTGGTTGCTAATTAA